A window of Lacibacter sediminis contains these coding sequences:
- a CDS encoding metallophosphoesterase, producing the protein MKNSFFFLLFLPALLLCSCASLKPQYSSDAKGWNSDSAVTDKPIIHTMYLIGDAGNSSPDEPAPVLSYLRKQLENEGANSSVVFLGDNIYEYGMPPVTDSSKMVLSKYRINLQLETLDHFKGQPVFIPGNHDWRGWGLKGLKRQENYIEKYLNTRRGKTNKDEWENYFIPDDGCSGVSVVELDGDVVLLVIDSEWWLREWDNEPGMNDGCEVKNRAAFRFSFENMLRKYRNKNVVVAMHHPIYTYGAHGGHFTARQHLFPLTDLNKKLVIPLPVIGTLSVLYRSTIGSTQDVANNKYKELKAAVLQSAKKNGHFIFASGHEHSLQFIESDGQSFVVSGSGSKSGPVLLGKGSQFASGGRGFSTITFYEGGEVQVRFWEVNNDGTNASLVFQKKLKENPVHTEAIPDSAVVKYKMLEDTVYKKIIQKKVENVKGFHKLMLGVHHRELYQPTYPFPVFDLNTFSGGVVPTKLGGGNQTNSLRLRDATGKEYVLRAMDKDVSRFLPYPFNKITAAKFLVEDNFFSTHPFAPLAIPGLADAINVYHTNPKLYYVPVQPALGTYNSVFGNAISLVEERPAGKNWKSDGQSFGHPEKIINTSELLEKLLDNNKHKVDARWFLRTRMLDFLVGDWDRHDDQWTWAVFDQNDGTKLYRPIPRDRDQAFSKYDGLVVRLARFTVPFMRQLQVYDAHIYNYKWNTWSARLVDRSFLTELDWSQWEEQVNYIQKHLTDSVITAAFNMWPDKVKELSADHLIASIKTRRNDLMTIAKAHYKFINKSVDVVGTEERERFVVERLDDLHTKVSSFEISKSGEIKHLNYQRVFKNNVTDVINIYGNGDDDEFIVTGNVKKSIKVRLIGGMGKDVFIDSSFGSGGGKKTWLYDDLTMNTVKGGNFTKDKRTSLYKFNIYDRRSFASEYNILSPLPLLGANPDDGLLIGAGFNAIRHGFKKEPYASQHRIGVSFAFATKAFKLNYTGDFISAFRKLDFYLDAHYKGPSFSFNYAGLGNNSKRPIDDPSYYRVRQSELFVYPAIKKRIGVKSFIALGPFFSTSKIQQTEGRYITSGTTDLPVDIFDNKYYGGGKFLFNFSSVDNSINPHLGIKFYSSFIYTNNLRNKKEFSTCLTSFTFYKLIEKKENIVVASQIGLGINIGDGFEFFQMPTIGGNQGLRGFRTERFYGKSSYWHSTDLRIRFGSNYNKTLPFTIGMFGSFDYGRVWLNDELAESNRWHYNYGGGFWLAPVDLLIFSLGAFVPGGNTNEKRLIILRMGFGF; encoded by the coding sequence ATGAAAAATTCTTTTTTCTTTTTATTATTCTTGCCAGCATTGCTGCTCTGTTCATGTGCGAGTTTGAAGCCACAGTATAGCTCCGATGCGAAGGGATGGAATTCAGATAGTGCAGTAACAGATAAGCCGATTATACATACAATGTATTTGATCGGGGATGCTGGTAACAGTTCTCCTGATGAACCTGCGCCGGTTTTAAGCTATTTGAGAAAGCAACTTGAAAATGAAGGTGCCAACAGTTCAGTGGTTTTTTTGGGTGATAATATTTATGAGTACGGAATGCCCCCTGTTACAGATTCTTCAAAGATGGTGCTGTCAAAATACCGTATCAACTTACAATTGGAAACACTTGATCATTTTAAAGGTCAACCTGTTTTCATACCCGGTAACCACGATTGGCGTGGCTGGGGTCTAAAGGGATTGAAACGACAGGAAAACTATATCGAAAAATATTTAAATACACGGCGTGGTAAAACGAATAAGGACGAATGGGAGAACTACTTTATCCCCGATGATGGTTGTTCCGGGGTTAGCGTCGTTGAGCTGGATGGCGATGTGGTACTACTGGTTATAGACTCTGAGTGGTGGTTGCGGGAGTGGGATAATGAACCTGGTATGAACGACGGTTGCGAGGTAAAAAACAGGGCAGCATTCAGATTTAGTTTTGAAAACATGCTGCGCAAATACCGCAACAAAAATGTTGTGGTGGCCATGCATCATCCCATTTATACCTATGGGGCTCATGGGGGTCATTTTACAGCACGGCAACATTTGTTTCCGCTTACCGATCTCAATAAAAAATTAGTTATACCATTACCTGTTATTGGAACATTGTCGGTACTTTACCGAAGCACCATTGGATCCACGCAAGATGTCGCTAACAATAAGTATAAAGAATTAAAGGCAGCGGTTTTGCAATCCGCCAAAAAGAATGGACATTTTATTTTTGCATCCGGTCATGAGCATAGCTTACAATTTATAGAGAGTGATGGCCAAAGTTTTGTCGTGAGTGGAAGCGGTTCAAAAAGCGGTCCTGTGCTGTTGGGTAAAGGATCACAATTTGCATCAGGCGGCAGGGGTTTCAGTACCATTACGTTTTACGAAGGTGGCGAAGTACAAGTTCGCTTTTGGGAAGTAAATAATGATGGTACAAATGCTAGCTTGGTATTTCAAAAAAAATTAAAAGAAAATCCGGTGCACACGGAGGCAATACCCGACTCTGCAGTTGTGAAGTACAAGATGTTGGAAGATACAGTGTACAAAAAAATCATTCAGAAAAAGGTTGAGAACGTTAAGGGGTTTCACAAATTGATGTTGGGTGTGCATCACCGTGAGTTGTATCAACCAACCTATCCATTTCCTGTGTTCGATTTGAATACTTTCAGTGGAGGAGTAGTGCCCACGAAGTTGGGAGGTGGAAATCAAACCAACTCTTTGCGGTTGCGTGATGCAACAGGTAAGGAATATGTATTGAGGGCGATGGATAAAGACGTCAGCCGTTTTTTGCCTTATCCCTTCAATAAGATTACTGCTGCAAAGTTTCTGGTAGAAGATAATTTTTTTTCTACTCACCCTTTTGCACCATTGGCTATTCCGGGATTGGCTGATGCCATCAATGTATATCATACAAATCCTAAGTTGTATTATGTGCCGGTACAACCTGCATTGGGTACATATAACAGCGTGTTTGGAAATGCCATAAGCCTAGTTGAGGAACGTCCGGCTGGTAAGAATTGGAAGTCAGACGGTCAATCATTTGGTCATCCTGAAAAAATCATCAATACATCTGAGTTACTTGAAAAATTATTGGATAACAATAAACACAAAGTAGATGCCCGCTGGTTCTTACGAACCCGTATGTTGGATTTTTTAGTGGGGGATTGGGATCGTCATGATGATCAATGGACCTGGGCAGTTTTCGATCAAAATGATGGCACCAAATTATACCGTCCTATTCCAAGAGATAGAGACCAGGCATTTTCAAAGTATGATGGGCTTGTTGTCCGGCTGGCAAGATTTACAGTGCCTTTCATGCGGCAGTTACAAGTATATGATGCCCATATTTACAATTATAAATGGAATACCTGGAGTGCACGCCTGGTGGATCGTAGTTTTTTAACAGAGCTTGATTGGTCGCAATGGGAGGAGCAGGTGAATTATATTCAAAAACATCTTACCGATAGTGTTATAACTGCGGCATTCAATATGTGGCCAGACAAGGTGAAGGAATTATCTGCAGATCATCTTATCGCATCTATTAAAACAAGACGTAACGATTTGATGACGATTGCCAAAGCACATTATAAGTTCATCAACAAAAGTGTAGACGTGGTAGGCACTGAGGAGCGAGAACGTTTTGTTGTAGAACGGCTTGATGATTTGCATACCAAGGTTAGCAGTTTTGAAATTTCTAAAAGTGGTGAAATAAAACATCTGAACTACCAACGTGTCTTTAAGAATAATGTTACTGATGTAATTAACATCTATGGCAATGGCGATGATGATGAATTTATCGTAACGGGTAATGTAAAAAAAAGCATAAAAGTGCGGCTGATAGGAGGCATGGGGAAAGATGTGTTTATTGACAGCTCTTTTGGATCCGGCGGCGGAAAAAAAACGTGGCTGTATGACGACCTTACCATGAATACAGTTAAAGGCGGCAACTTTACCAAAGACAAACGAACCAGTCTTTACAAGTTCAACATTTATGATCGCAGAAGTTTCGCATCTGAGTATAATATCTTAAGTCCATTACCTCTACTTGGTGCTAACCCGGATGATGGCTTGCTGATTGGTGCAGGTTTCAACGCAATACGGCATGGTTTCAAAAAAGAACCCTATGCATCACAGCATCGCATTGGTGTCAGCTTTGCTTTTGCAACAAAGGCATTTAAACTAAACTATACAGGTGATTTTATCAGTGCATTTCGAAAGCTCGATTTTTATCTCGACGCACATTATAAAGGGCCTTCGTTTTCATTCAACTATGCAGGCCTTGGCAATAACAGTAAGCGGCCAATTGATGATCCCAGCTACTACCGTGTGAGGCAAAGCGAACTTTTTGTATATCCCGCTATTAAAAAAAGAATTGGTGTAAAAAGTTTTATTGCTTTGGGGCCATTTTTTTCAACATCGAAAATTCAGCAAACGGAAGGGCGTTATATCACCAGCGGGACTACAGATTTGCCGGTTGATATTTTTGACAATAAATATTATGGGGGCGGTAAGTTTTTATTCAATTTCAGCAGTGTTGATAATAGTATCAACCCTCATTTGGGTATAAAATTTTACAGCAGCTTTATTTACACCAACAATCTTCGTAATAAAAAAGAATTCAGCACCTGTCTGACAAGTTTTACTTTTTATAAGCTGATTGAAAAGAAAGAAAATATTGTAGTTGCGTCACAGATTGGTTTAGGTATAAATATTGGCGATGGTTTTGAGTTCTTTCAAATGCCTACTATAGGCGGTAATCAAGGGCTAAGAGGTTTTCGTACGGAACGGTTTTATGGGAAAAGCAGCTATTGGCACAGCACTGATTTACGTATTCGATTTGGAAGCAATTACAATAAAACGCTGCCTTTTACGATCGGCATGTTTGGTAGTTTCGATTATGGCCGGGTGTGGTTAAATGATGAATTAGCTGAATCGAATAGGTGGCACTACAACTATGGCGGTGGCTTTTGGCTGGCACCTGTAGATTTGCTGATATTCTCACTGGGTGCATTTGTACCCGGCGGCAATACGAACGAAAAGCGATTGATCATACTGCGGATGGGTTTTGGATTTTAG
- a CDS encoding DoxX family protein, translating to MIQQILKTEVNYICFFLRVVAGVIIFPYGMQKLLGWFNDFGGGVGIKASLAQLKKKKVPLFLAWMVILGQSLGSIALITGFAGRIAAVGNFIIFTGALINHLPDGWVLNWTGRKRGEGIEYFVLLLSMLLIIIINGSGAVSIDLYLQKSYK from the coding sequence ATGATTCAACAAATTTTAAAGACGGAGGTCAATTATATTTGTTTCTTTCTTCGGGTGGTGGCCGGAGTTATCATTTTCCCTTATGGTATGCAAAAATTACTGGGTTGGTTTAATGATTTTGGTGGAGGTGTTGGGATAAAGGCATCGTTGGCTCAGCTTAAAAAGAAGAAAGTGCCTCTATTCCTGGCATGGATGGTTATACTCGGTCAATCTTTAGGAAGTATTGCATTGATTACCGGATTTGCAGGAAGAATAGCGGCCGTCGGAAATTTTATCATATTCACGGGAGCGCTTATTAACCATTTACCAGATGGATGGGTGCTGAACTGGACAGGTAGAAAGAGAGGGGAAGGAATTGAATATTTTGTGCTGTTGCTTTCAATGCTTTTAATCATTATCATTAATGGAAGCGGTGCAGTTTCAATAGATCTTTATCTGCAGAAAAGTTATAAATAA
- a CDS encoding sigma-54-dependent Fis family transcriptional regulator translates to MPDREQLQNRILFSLSNEIARIRGKDDMLHLIRTTLKQYVDFDDSFIMRYNQTSKTCRSYIFHVENGRSANPAFDSQLDIEYPVEDDRITDNDMPEVQDVELLLSAGHKQLSFIQSTGIKEFVTFKLVEGNSLIGLFVLLSEKKNSLTKDSLDLLRKISYPISIATANIIANEEITKREEEKNLLLSLSHEIAALKNRQDLFHVVNGKIKKLFSVQEFGFSKIDEGGETFSALVMDMGEEIRSHSDYDKTIATHFSVADPLFTEVINAEDPVLYEVDELAKQPDLPAYVYFWKSLGIQKVLIAALRVGGAPVGTAIFILKKDAVINTKNLLLKGVCSQLAVAVSNILANEKIQKRDEEKTILLSLSNEFAALKNREDLSKVVNARIKVLFSLEEFGIAQIDESGETYSAFTLEFNERSKQIQDFASVISARYSVHDPICSQILQSEEPLLFDVEEIFNQPDMPAYVGFWKKSGFRFYLTMRLRVGGKNIGYIVFHLPYKEAVDPKSILLRGICAQLAVAVSNILANEKILAREDEKARLLEFSNAMASARDKQTLAKILKTQLKDLFGIEDYVIHALSKDKKTHRPVLFDQEADFAQHPDFQKLIYIDTDVNDGVFNKILASDDMVAFNVEEWFNSPTPPAYSDAAKAIDLKRMAGIPIKLGRENIAVMNFRKDGISPFTFQRPLFKSICSQLAISISNIMANDEINGREAEKSLLLEFSNAIASVRDKYVFAKVLKQQLMKLFLIEDYVINILSEDGQEVIRFMYDIENEIFQKQEFLKLLDNPINVNDGVFNKILESDVPVTFKVEEWATWKNPPVYLQAAIATGLRNLTGMRLQLGEKNIAFISFKHDDFGLPPSQLPFLKSICSQITIAVSNIIANEKVNEQLVEIRQYKEQLEEEKIYLKEEIETAHNYSEIIGESPGIKKVFRMVTQVAASDSTVLLLGETGTGKELIARAIHNSSPRKDKLMIKINCAALPANLIESELFGHERGSFTGAFERRIGKFELANNGTLFLDEIGEMPLELQVKLLRALQEKEIERIGGKTTIKTDVRIIAATNRDLEKLMEEGKFRLDLYYRLNIFPIQLPPLRERREDIPQLASHFVLRFCKKAGKNITSLSNKALEQLQQYDWPGNIRELEHLIERSVLLATGDSIKALDLPNPKTRMVTKVESESFKIQTIFDNEKEYILKILKYTDGRITGEGGAAQLLGIPPSTLNSRIKKLGIRKEHHG, encoded by the coding sequence ATGCCTGATAGGGAACAGTTGCAAAATCGAATTCTCTTTTCATTAAGTAATGAAATTGCCCGCATAAGGGGTAAGGATGATATGTTGCATTTGATAAGAACTACATTAAAACAATATGTTGATTTTGACGATAGTTTCATTATGAGGTATAATCAAACCTCAAAAACTTGTCGTTCTTATATATTTCATGTTGAAAATGGTCGCTCAGCAAACCCGGCTTTTGACAGCCAGCTTGATATCGAATATCCCGTAGAAGACGATCGTATAACGGATAACGATATGCCTGAAGTACAAGATGTAGAGTTACTCTTGTCGGCTGGTCATAAACAGCTTTCATTTATACAGAGCACGGGTATCAAAGAGTTTGTAACTTTTAAATTGGTTGAAGGAAATTCGTTGATTGGTTTGTTTGTTTTATTGTCGGAGAAAAAAAACAGCCTTACGAAGGATAGTCTTGATTTACTTAGAAAAATATCCTATCCAATTTCAATTGCAACGGCAAACATTATTGCTAATGAGGAAATAACCAAACGAGAAGAAGAGAAAAACCTATTACTTTCTTTGAGCCACGAGATTGCTGCATTAAAAAACCGGCAGGATTTATTTCATGTGGTGAATGGGAAAATAAAAAAGTTGTTTTCGGTACAGGAGTTTGGATTTTCAAAAATTGACGAAGGTGGTGAAACCTTTAGTGCTTTGGTGATGGATATGGGAGAGGAAATCAGAAGTCATTCCGACTATGATAAAACCATTGCTACCCATTTTAGTGTTGCAGATCCATTGTTTACAGAAGTTATAAATGCAGAAGATCCCGTGCTATATGAAGTAGATGAACTGGCTAAGCAGCCAGATCTGCCGGCCTATGTATATTTTTGGAAGAGCTTAGGGATACAAAAGGTTTTGATTGCAGCACTAAGGGTTGGCGGAGCTCCTGTTGGTACGGCCATTTTTATACTCAAAAAGGATGCTGTTATTAACACAAAAAATCTACTCTTGAAAGGCGTTTGTTCACAATTGGCGGTTGCGGTATCTAACATTTTGGCAAATGAAAAAATTCAGAAACGGGATGAGGAAAAAACGATACTCCTGTCATTAAGTAATGAGTTTGCTGCACTAAAAAACAGGGAAGATTTATCAAAAGTTGTCAATGCAAGAATAAAGGTACTGTTTTCATTAGAGGAATTTGGTATTGCACAAATTGATGAAAGTGGTGAAACCTATAGCGCTTTCACGTTGGAGTTTAATGAGAGGTCTAAACAAATCCAAGATTTTGCATCCGTCATATCAGCGAGGTACAGTGTTCATGATCCGATTTGTTCACAGATTTTGCAATCAGAAGAACCACTTTTGTTTGACGTTGAAGAAATTTTTAATCAGCCAGACATGCCTGCATATGTGGGTTTTTGGAAGAAGTCGGGATTCAGATTTTACTTAACCATGCGGCTCCGGGTAGGCGGCAAAAATATCGGATATATTGTTTTTCACCTTCCCTATAAAGAAGCAGTAGACCCTAAAAGTATCTTGCTAAGAGGTATTTGTGCACAGTTGGCTGTTGCTGTTTCAAATATTCTGGCTAATGAAAAAATATTGGCACGAGAGGATGAAAAGGCAAGATTACTCGAGTTTAGTAATGCCATGGCTTCTGCAAGAGATAAACAAACGCTGGCGAAAATCTTAAAAACACAGTTGAAAGATTTGTTTGGAATAGAAGACTATGTTATACACGCCCTGAGTAAAGATAAAAAGACCCATCGTCCTGTTTTGTTTGATCAGGAGGCTGACTTTGCACAACATCCCGATTTTCAAAAATTAATTTATATTGATACTGACGTTAATGATGGCGTGTTTAATAAAATACTTGCAAGTGATGACATGGTTGCCTTTAATGTAGAAGAATGGTTTAATTCCCCCACACCGCCAGCTTATTCAGATGCTGCAAAAGCAATCGACTTGAAACGAATGGCGGGTATTCCCATTAAACTTGGTCGTGAAAATATTGCCGTTATGAATTTCCGAAAAGATGGGATCAGTCCCTTTACTTTTCAACGGCCTTTGTTCAAAAGTATTTGCTCACAGTTAGCCATTTCAATATCCAATATCATGGCTAATGATGAAATCAATGGGCGAGAAGCTGAAAAGTCTTTACTGTTAGAGTTTAGCAATGCCATTGCATCTGTACGGGATAAGTATGTTTTTGCTAAAGTATTAAAGCAGCAACTAATGAAGCTGTTTTTGATAGAAGATTATGTTATTAATATTTTGAGCGAAGACGGTCAAGAAGTTATTCGATTTATGTATGACATTGAAAATGAAATTTTCCAAAAACAGGAGTTTCTTAAACTTTTAGATAATCCTATCAATGTTAATGATGGCGTATTCAATAAAATACTGGAATCAGATGTGCCGGTTACGTTTAAAGTAGAAGAATGGGCCACTTGGAAAAATCCACCGGTTTATCTTCAAGCAGCAATTGCCACCGGTTTGAGAAACCTTACAGGAATGCGACTCCAATTAGGTGAAAAAAATATTGCATTCATCAGTTTTAAACATGATGATTTTGGATTGCCTCCCTCACAACTTCCTTTTTTAAAAAGTATTTGTTCACAAATCACCATTGCCGTCTCCAATATTATCGCCAATGAAAAAGTGAACGAGCAATTAGTCGAAATCAGGCAATACAAAGAACAACTTGAAGAGGAAAAGATATACCTGAAAGAAGAGATTGAAACGGCTCATAACTATTCTGAAATCATTGGCGAAAGTCCCGGAATAAAAAAAGTATTCCGAATGGTAACACAGGTCGCAGCATCTGATAGCACCGTTCTACTATTGGGAGAGACAGGTACAGGAAAGGAACTGATTGCACGGGCAATACACAATTCATCGCCAAGAAAAGATAAGTTAATGATTAAAATTAATTGTGCTGCATTGCCCGCTAATTTAATTGAAAGTGAATTATTTGGGCATGAAAGAGGGAGTTTTACAGGCGCTTTTGAAAGACGGATCGGGAAATTTGAATTGGCTAATAACGGGACTTTATTCCTGGATGAAATTGGAGAAATGCCGCTTGAGTTACAGGTAAAATTATTAAGGGCTCTCCAGGAAAAAGAAATCGAGCGCATAGGAGGAAAAACTACTATAAAAACTGACGTACGTATCATTGCCGCCACTAATCGTGATCTTGAAAAATTAATGGAGGAGGGTAAATTCAGACTAGATCTGTATTACCGTTTAAATATATTCCCTATTCAATTGCCACCGCTAAGAGAGAGGCGTGAAGATATTCCGCAACTTGCTTCACATTTTGTATTACGGTTTTGTAAAAAGGCAGGAAAAAATATAACGAGCTTAAGTAACAAAGCTCTTGAACAACTACAACAGTATGATTGGCCTGGTAATATACGGGAGCTGGAACATTTAATTGAACGAAGCGTGCTACTTGCAACAGGCGACTCAATTAAAGCATTAGACCTTCCAAACCCAAAAACAAGGATGGTAACTAAAGTGGAATCTGAAAGTTTTAAGATCCAGACAATTTTCGACAATGAAAAGGAATACATTTTGAAAATACTAAAATATACAGACGGCAGAATAACAGGAGAAGGTGGTGCCGCTCAACTACTAGGCATACCACCGAGTACTTTAAATTCCCGTATTAAAAAGTTGGGTATCCGTAAAGAACATCATGGATAG
- a CDS encoding SDR family oxidoreductase, which yields MKKSLAQELVLVTGGSGFVGTHIIAKLLQQGFTVRTTLRSINKKQQVIDALRRADITSVEKLSFFEAELERDDNWNEAVKNCSYVLHVASPFLLKEPKDENELIIPARDGVLRVLRASRNAGVKRVVLTSTFGAIGYSIDPKNHVFTEADWTDPSAPLAAYIKSKTIAEKAAWDFIAAEGGSLELTVINPVGIFGPALGNDYSVSIELIKNLIEGNMNKSYTEFSFGVVDVRDVAEIHIKAMKNPAAKGERFLLAADGAMTFYDVAELIKKERKERSLKIENLNSIDKADYIQLSNSKAKVLLDWQPISKEEAILASVDSLFA from the coding sequence ATGAAAAAGTCATTAGCTCAAGAATTGGTTTTAGTTACAGGGGGATCAGGTTTTGTTGGCACTCATATTATAGCTAAGCTACTGCAACAGGGTTTTACAGTAAGGACTACTTTACGCTCAATAAACAAAAAGCAACAAGTCATAGATGCATTAAGAAGGGCAGATATTACTTCTGTGGAAAAACTTTCTTTTTTTGAAGCTGAACTGGAAAGAGATGATAACTGGAACGAAGCGGTGAAAAATTGCAGTTATGTATTACATGTAGCTTCTCCGTTTCTGCTTAAGGAGCCTAAAGACGAAAACGAACTAATTATACCTGCCCGTGATGGCGTATTGCGGGTATTGAGAGCATCCCGTAATGCAGGTGTTAAAAGGGTGGTGCTTACTTCTACCTTTGGTGCTATTGGCTATAGTATTGATCCTAAAAATCATGTTTTTACGGAGGCTGACTGGACCGACCCAAGTGCTCCGCTTGCGGCTTATATCAAATCAAAAACAATAGCTGAAAAAGCAGCCTGGGATTTTATAGCAGCGGAAGGTGGTTCTTTAGAACTTACCGTAATAAATCCTGTTGGAATTTTTGGACCGGCGTTGGGTAATGACTACTCTGTTTCCATTGAATTGATCAAAAATCTCATTGAGGGAAACATGAATAAAAGTTATACTGAATTTTCTTTTGGTGTTGTAGATGTACGGGATGTTGCTGAAATCCATATAAAAGCTATGAAGAATCCGGCAGCCAAAGGTGAGCGATTTCTCTTGGCAGCAGATGGTGCAATGACGTTTTATGATGTTGCCGAGCTAATAAAGAAAGAACGAAAAGAACGATCACTAAAAATTGAAAATCTGAATTCAATTGATAAGGCTGATTATATTCAACTTTCTAATTCAAAAGCAAAAGTATTGTTAGACTGGCAACCAATAAGCAAAGAAGAAGCTATTTTGGCAAGTGTTGATTCATTGTTTGCTTAA
- a CDS encoding helix-turn-helix domain-containing protein translates to MAYNTNDSYNVVPDLQPIKRKALTFNNSTAIEYFNCRHYYKDAVYSDDNRLLVTMNGTVNLSYGESEFIVEKNQIAFLKKSTLIEYRTNYSDTEQLQTEFIIFSMGYDLVKEFSTITQLTNGSKTSEENIYVTTMQPNFATFTKSLTAYLEDETKVDDTMVKFKLLELLHSLKNSDRGLLDLFLNLRNEMRPDITVVVENNFMNPLSINQLARLAGRSLSSFRRDFVSVYNMPPSKWIRERRLKKSSEFLLNTNMKITDICYTLGFESNAHFSRLFKSQFGHPPSEHRLLM, encoded by the coding sequence ATGGCATACAATACTAACGACTCGTACAACGTAGTTCCCGACCTTCAACCAATAAAGAGAAAAGCATTAACCTTCAATAATTCAACAGCAATAGAATACTTTAATTGCAGACACTATTACAAGGATGCTGTTTACTCCGACGACAACAGGCTTTTAGTAACCATGAATGGCACTGTAAATCTAAGTTACGGTGAATCCGAGTTTATTGTAGAGAAAAATCAAATAGCATTTCTTAAGAAAAGTACACTTATAGAATATCGAACAAACTATAGTGACACAGAACAGCTTCAGACTGAGTTTATCATCTTTTCAATGGGATACGACTTGGTGAAGGAATTTTCTACAATAACACAGTTAACAAATGGCTCCAAAACATCTGAAGAGAATATATATGTTACCACCATGCAACCGAATTTTGCAACATTTACAAAATCATTGACTGCATACCTGGAAGATGAAACAAAAGTAGACGACACAATGGTTAAGTTTAAACTTTTAGAATTACTACATAGTTTAAAAAATTCGGACCGTGGTTTATTAGACCTTTTCCTGAACTTGAGAAATGAGATGCGGCCTGATATTACAGTTGTTGTAGAAAATAATTTTATGAATCCACTTTCAATAAATCAGCTGGCTCGATTAGCCGGGAGAAGTCTCTCCAGTTTCCGAAGAGATTTTGTTTCGGTGTATAATATGCCACCTTCAAAGTGGATACGGGAACGAAGATTAAAAAAATCGAGCGAGTTTCTTTTAAACACAAATATGAAAATTACAGACATCTGTTATACATTGGGGTTTGAGAGTAACGCACATTTTTCAAGATTGTTTAAATCTCAATTTGGGCATCCACCGTCTGAACATAGATTATTAATGTAA